The following proteins are encoded in a genomic region of Limosilactobacillus reuteri subsp. reuteri:
- the topA gene encoding type I DNA topoisomerase: MATKTTKSTAKKTTRRRSKTKKNLVIVESPSKAKTIGKFLGRSYKVVASLGHIRDLPKSRMGVDIENDYTPDYISIRGKGDVIKELRKDAKNAKAVYLASDPDREGEAIAWHVSNILKLDDDQKNRVTFNEITKDAVKEAFKEPREINMDLVDAQQARRVLDRLVGYSISPILWKKVKKGLSAGRVQSVALYLIIQRENEIKNFKPEEYWTIDADFKKGKEEFKASFYGENGKKVSLKNNDDVQAILSKIDKKKDFDVTKVTKKERRRQPQPPYTTSTMQQDANRRLNFRTRKTMMAAQMLYEGIDIKEGAPVGLITYMRTDSTRVASIAKHEASNYIHENYGAEYAAIKPVKGKLPEGAQDAHEAIRPTSVYRTPAKMKQYLTSDQYKLYNLIWSRFVASQMTAEVIDTMSVNLQQNGVDFRANGSKVKFPGFTKVYKRGTEKDNLLPELTEGDKAKMIKDDPAQHFTQPPARYTEAALIKTLEENGVGRPSTYAPTLDTIQRRYYVRLVSRHFEPTELGEIVNRIIEKQFPDIVNVQFTADIEGKLDEIEEGKQNWINVVDKFYQPFSKEVDAAEEEVDKIEMKDELAGTDCEICGAPMVIKMGRYGKFYACSRFPNCRNTKAIVKDTGITCPKCGQGTVVERKSKKNRTFYGCSRYPDCDFVSWDKPIGRNCPKDGHFLVEKKVKGGKQVVCPNGDYKEEVQK, encoded by the coding sequence ATGGCAACCAAAACAACCAAATCAACGGCGAAAAAGACAACTCGTCGCCGTTCAAAAACTAAAAAAAATCTGGTGATCGTGGAATCACCATCAAAGGCAAAAACAATCGGTAAATTTTTAGGCCGGTCCTATAAGGTTGTGGCTAGTTTAGGCCATATTCGGGACTTGCCAAAAAGCCGGATGGGGGTAGATATTGAAAATGATTACACCCCTGATTACATTTCAATTCGGGGAAAGGGTGATGTAATTAAGGAACTACGGAAGGACGCTAAAAATGCGAAAGCCGTATATCTTGCATCTGACCCGGACCGTGAAGGGGAAGCAATTGCCTGGCACGTTTCAAATATTTTAAAGCTTGACGATGATCAAAAGAACCGGGTTACCTTTAACGAAATTACTAAGGATGCTGTTAAAGAAGCTTTTAAGGAACCCCGAGAGATTAATATGGATCTCGTAGATGCCCAACAGGCACGACGGGTATTGGATCGATTAGTTGGATATTCAATTAGCCCAATTTTATGGAAGAAAGTCAAAAAAGGCTTAAGTGCTGGTCGTGTTCAATCAGTTGCCCTTTATCTGATTATTCAACGTGAAAATGAAATTAAAAACTTCAAACCAGAGGAATACTGGACAATTGATGCTGATTTCAAGAAGGGCAAAGAAGAATTCAAGGCTAGTTTTTACGGTGAAAATGGTAAGAAGGTTTCCTTGAAGAATAATGATGACGTTCAGGCAATTCTTTCTAAAATCGATAAAAAGAAAGATTTCGATGTTACTAAGGTGACTAAAAAAGAACGTCGGCGGCAACCACAGCCACCATATACGACCTCGACCATGCAACAGGATGCTAACCGTCGTTTGAACTTCCGAACACGAAAGACAATGATGGCAGCACAAATGTTATATGAAGGGATCGACATTAAAGAAGGAGCACCGGTTGGGTTAATTACCTATATGCGGACGGACTCGACTCGAGTGGCGTCAATTGCTAAGCATGAAGCATCTAACTATATTCATGAAAACTATGGCGCGGAATATGCGGCAATAAAACCGGTTAAGGGTAAATTACCTGAGGGGGCACAAGATGCTCACGAAGCTATTCGGCCAACTTCAGTCTATCGGACACCAGCTAAAATGAAGCAATATTTAACCTCCGACCAGTATAAACTTTATAATTTGATTTGGTCGCGGTTTGTGGCTAGTCAAATGACTGCGGAAGTAATTGATACGATGAGCGTTAACCTCCAGCAAAATGGGGTTGATTTCCGTGCAAATGGATCAAAAGTTAAGTTCCCTGGGTTTACGAAAGTATATAAGCGAGGAACTGAAAAAGATAACTTGTTGCCAGAATTAACTGAAGGTGACAAGGCAAAAATGATAAAGGACGATCCAGCTCAGCACTTTACCCAGCCACCTGCCCGTTATACAGAAGCGGCTCTTATTAAAACCTTGGAAGAAAATGGCGTCGGTCGGCCATCAACCTATGCGCCAACCCTTGATACGATCCAGCGACGTTATTATGTTCGCCTTGTATCACGCCACTTTGAGCCAACTGAACTGGGTGAAATTGTTAACCGAATTATCGAAAAACAATTCCCTGATATTGTCAATGTCCAATTTACTGCCGATATTGAAGGTAAACTTGATGAGATTGAAGAGGGCAAGCAGAACTGGATTAATGTTGTTGATAAATTCTATCAGCCATTCTCAAAAGAAGTTGATGCAGCTGAAGAAGAGGTCGATAAGATTGAGATGAAAGATGAGCTTGCTGGCACAGATTGTGAAATTTGTGGAGCCCCCATGGTTATTAAAATGGGTCGTTATGGTAAGTTCTATGCATGTTCTCGCTTCCCAAATTGTCGGAATACCAAAGCGATTGTAAAAGATACCGGAATTACATGTCCAAAGTGTGGGCAAGGGACGGTTGTTGAACGAAAGTCAAAGAAGAACCGAACTTTCTATGGTTGTTCCCGTTATCCAGATTGTGACTTTGTTTCATGGGATAAACCAATTGGACGTAACTGTCCTAAGGATGGGCACTTCCTCGTTGAAAAGAAAGTCAAGGGTGGTAAACAGGTTGTCTGTCCAAATGGGGATTATAAAGAAGAAGTTCAAAAGTAA
- the plsY gene encoding glycerol-3-phosphate 1-O-acyltransferase PlsY, with protein sequence MFFEIIGMIIIAYLLGSIPTGLWIGKYIYHKDIRKLGSGNIGTTNTFRTLGFKAGVVVLFIDILKGTLAASQPYFLGISGTVNPLLIGLFASLGHTVSIFDNFHGGKAVATSAGILLAYNPLLFVVACLIFIFVLCLTSMVSAASMVGISAIFIIALFIHAWILAIVAGILTGVVFYRHRSNIHRILSGKESMVSFGLGYYLREKKQNK encoded by the coding sequence ATGTTTTTTGAAATTATTGGGATGATTATTATCGCTTACCTATTAGGTTCAATCCCAACTGGTCTCTGGATCGGTAAGTATATTTATCATAAGGATATTCGCAAGTTAGGTAGCGGTAATATCGGAACAACGAATACCTTTCGGACATTGGGGTTTAAGGCAGGCGTTGTTGTTTTATTTATCGATATTCTAAAGGGAACACTCGCTGCCAGTCAGCCATACTTTTTAGGGATATCTGGAACCGTTAACCCACTATTGATCGGACTCTTTGCTAGTCTTGGTCACACTGTATCAATATTCGATAATTTTCATGGTGGGAAAGCTGTGGCAACTAGCGCGGGAATTCTATTAGCCTATAACCCCCTCCTCTTTGTTGTTGCCTGTTTGATTTTTATCTTTGTCTTGTGCTTGACAAGTATGGTTAGTGCCGCCAGTATGGTTGGGATTAGTGCAATTTTCATTATTGCCCTCTTCATTCATGCTTGGATTTTAGCAATCGTGGCAGGAATATTAACAGGAGTGGTCTTTTACCGTCACCGATCAAACATTCACCGAATTTTATCAGGAAAAGAATCGATGGTAAGTTTTGGCCTTGGCTATTATTTACGAGAAAAAAAACAAAATAAATAG